The stretch of DNA CACGCCTTTGACGGTTCCGGTGTCGGTGTCGACGGAGAGCTCCGGGTACCACGGCAGGCTCATGGTGGTCCTGGTCGGGAAGGCCAGCGGCAGCCAGACGTACTGGGAGTCGTTGACCGTGCCGCCCATGGAGTTGCCCCAGCGGTCGCCCATGTAGAGGTAGGAGGTGCCTGAACTGCCTTGCACCGGCAGGACGTACGCGGTCTGGGAGCCGTAAGCGGTCGCGTCGCCGACCTCCTTCATCTCCGACCAGGGGCCGGTGATGCTCTCGGCGGTCGCGTACTTCTGCTGGTTGGGGTACCAGCCGCTGGTGCCCGAGGTCAGCATGAAGTAGACGCCGTCGCGCTTGAACAGGGCCGGGGACTCACGGTGTTGGTTCGGCCAGGGGTTGGCGACCTCCTTGTCGAAGGCCGTGTAGTCGTCCGTCAGCCTGTAGATGAAGAGGTCGGCGTTCTCGCTGCCGGACGAGATCTGGTACGCGGTGCCGTCGTCGTCCTTGAACAGCGTCATGTCACGGGACGTGGTCCCGCTCGGCGGCCGGAAGCTGCCCTTCCAGCTGTAGTCGCCGTCGACCGTGTCGGAGACGGCCACGGCGGTGCGGGACTCGGTGTAGTCCTTGCCGTTCTCCTTGTGCATCCACATGACGAACTTGCGGGTCTCGCTGTTGTAAATGACCTTGGGCCGCTCGATGTTGGCGACGGAGAGCTCCGGGTCGCTCTCCTGCGTCAGGACGTTCTTCCTGAACTCCCACGTCTTCAGGTCGGAGGAGCGGTAGACCGAGACGGCCTTGAAGGTGTTGTCCGCGTGACGGTTCTCGCCGAACCAGTAGTAGAAATCACCCACCTTGACGGCTCCACCGCCGTGGGCGTGCACTCCTGCGCCCGTGGTGTCCGTGAACTGGGTCCCGTTGGTGACGGTGACCGGCGCGGCATGCGCCGGGAGGCCGGCGGCAACCAACCACACCACGGCCAGGATGGCGGCCAGTAAGGGTCTGCGGGCGCGTCGGAACATCGAAGGTCCCTTCTTCGAAGGTGGGGGTGGACGCGAGCGGGCGTTCTCTCGGACATCTGTCACCGGCACCTCTCACCGGCGTCTCTAATTGTTGGGTCATGTTGATGTCTGTTGAGGGACCGTAAATGTGCCGGATGTTTACGTCAACACTGAACGCACGGCAAACGCAGAGGGCCGACCACCAGTTGGTGGTCGGCCCTCTGCAAGCGCCCGGCTGGGGAGTCTCAGCCCCGGTGCGCACCCCCTCGCGCAGGCACCGCGGCCCGGCGCGACTTCGCCCCGTTCGGCCACAGCCTCGGACTCCGCTTCGCGGCGATGTCCTCCAGCCAGCCCACGGCCATCACCATCAGACCGATCAGCGGCCAGACCAGGACCGTCATCCACAGCATGTACGTGGAGTCCAGCGCCGAGCTCCAGCGCTCGTCCTCCATGAACGGCAGGTCGTACGCCATGTCGATGATCGGCACCGTGGCCATGATCAGCAGGTTGTGCCAGAGATAGATCGTCACCGCTCGGTTGTTGGAGAGGGTGATGAGCTTGTCCCAGCGCTTCAGGCGGCCCGGCAGTTCCTGCCAGGAAGGTGAGTACTGGAAGAGGATGACCACGAAGCCGAAGGACCACGCCGCCTGGGCGAGGGGGATGTCGTTCAGGTCCCAGCCGTCCGGGCCCAGATGGCCCGAGGCCCACCACAGGCCGAAGGCCATGATCAGGGCCGAGACCGACACCGCCACGTAGCGCGGTACGCGGGCGAGTACGCCCTCCTGGTGGGCCATGCCGAGGACCCAGCAGCTGCCGTACACCGCGAAGTCCGAGACCGCGTTGCCCGTCTCGCCGGGGATCTTGACGACCTCCGTGGCGAGCACCGCGGTCAGGGCGAGGGGGGCGAAGAGCGTGGCCCACGGGACCCTGCGGAACGCCCACAGGAGGAGCGGCGATGCGATCACGAACCACAGGTACGCGCGGATGTACCAGAGAGGGCCCGCCGCCTGGGCGGGCCAGGTGTCCTCCAGGAGGCCCGCCTTGTCCCCGATGTGCCAGGGGAAGGGCGGGGCGCCGATCGGGAACACGTAGTTGAGCATGCTGACCAGGCCCCACGTGTCCCCGTGGTCCGGGTCCTTGGTCACGTTCCACCCGCCGTAGAACAGGAGGAAGAGTGCCACCGCGCTGAACGCCCACATGGGCGGCAGCAGTCGGCGTATTCGGCCTCTGATCACGCCCCATGCCGGGCGCTTCAGCGAGCGCGCCATCAGTGCGCCCGCCAGCGCGAACATCACGCCCATGGAGGGGAACAGGATCGTCAGCCAGGCCCAGCCGAAGAGGTGGTAGATGACGACGCGGACCAGGGCCAGCGAGCGCAGTACGTCGAAGTAGCGGTCGCGGCCCGGCTTCTTGGCGGCAGCGGGAGCCGCCGGGGCGGGGGCCACGGGAGCGTAAGGCGCCGGCACCTGCGGCATCGGCTGCGTGGGGTAGGTCATGCGACGGGCCTCCGGTCAGGGCTGCCCGTCCGCTGCTGCGGGATCGAGGGCGGAGTTCCAAGGACGCCCGTGCGCCGGAGCTTCTGCCAGCGAAGGCGGCCTCCGGTCAGGGCGGTGATCCAGGACTGCAGCAGCACGACGTACATCAGCTGCCGGTAGAGGATCTGCTGGAGGGGCAGCGAGATCAGATGGGTCATGCGCTCGCGGTCGAGCCGGAAGGCGTACGCCGCGCACACCGCCTGGACGGCGAGCACGCCGAGCCACGCGATGATCGTCTTCTGGGTGGGGCCGAACACCAGGCCGTACAGGAGGAATACGTCGATGAGGGGCGCGAGCAGAGGTGCCAGGACCATGAACAGCGACACCAGCGGCATGCCCACCCGGCCGAAGCGCCCCGAAGGACCCGACTCGATCACCGAGCGGCGGTGCTTCCAGATCGCCTGCATCGTGCCGTACGACCAGCGGTAGCGCTGCGACCACAGCTGCTGCACCGTCTCCGGCGCCTCGGTCCACGCGCGCGCCTTCTCGGCGTACACGACCCGCCAGCCGTCGCGGTG from Streptomyces sp. BA2 encodes:
- a CDS encoding RICIN domain-containing protein, coding for MFRRARRPLLAAILAVVWLVAAGLPAHAAPVTVTNGTQFTDTTGAGVHAHGGGAVKVGDFYYWFGENRHADNTFKAVSVYRSSDLKTWEFRKNVLTQESDPELSVANIERPKVIYNSETRKFVMWMHKENGKDYTESRTAVAVSDTVDGDYSWKGSFRPPSGTTSRDMTLFKDDDGTAYQISSGSENADLFIYRLTDDYTAFDKEVANPWPNQHRESPALFKRDGVYFMLTSGTSGWYPNQQKYATAESITGPWSEMKEVGDATAYGSQTAYVLPVQGSSGTSYLYMGDRWGNSMGGTVNDSQYVWLPLAFPTRTTMSLPWYPELSVDTDTGTVKGVGGGPRYSLTARHSGKCLDVSDASSADGAAVVQYSCDGGLNQQWRLEDAGDGYVRVLAQHSGKCLDVADEATGDGAFVNQYRCGSGAHQQWRFEDRGSGGRGDDTYRLVSRHSGKCLDVADESTGDGARLVQWTCGNGANQQFKREVSSPR
- a CDS encoding acyltransferase family protein, giving the protein MTYPTQPMPQVPAPYAPVAPAPAAPAAAKKPGRDRYFDVLRSLALVRVVIYHLFGWAWLTILFPSMGVMFALAGALMARSLKRPAWGVIRGRIRRLLPPMWAFSAVALFLLFYGGWNVTKDPDHGDTWGLVSMLNYVFPIGAPPFPWHIGDKAGLLEDTWPAQAAGPLWYIRAYLWFVIASPLLLWAFRRVPWATLFAPLALTAVLATEVVKIPGETGNAVSDFAVYGSCWVLGMAHQEGVLARVPRYVAVSVSALIMAFGLWWASGHLGPDGWDLNDIPLAQAAWSFGFVVILFQYSPSWQELPGRLKRWDKLITLSNNRAVTIYLWHNLLIMATVPIIDMAYDLPFMEDERWSSALDSTYMLWMTVLVWPLIGLMVMAVGWLEDIAAKRSPRLWPNGAKSRRAAVPARGGAHRG